In Drosophila pseudoobscura strain MV-25-SWS-2005 chromosome 4, UCI_Dpse_MV25, whole genome shotgun sequence, the following proteins share a genomic window:
- the l(2)k05819 gene encoding transmembrane protein 94 isoform X1 → MQRKQPIDPACSTAFESAEHPHPHHGLSTKIALRRLYEEIEKVLLEHEQQYGAESSYRKLRAAFVKRYDSPLGWLSIGTSLLTSGALLITGMLWPAICLLAILSLDFFVVIRENNLRRTEIFRKTRYALAELQLAEQHFSDDWQPTNYPHLSNPMSPCVSLQWTYRDGILVNLPWALLVRGDCIVLRPGHISPGPCHVLETNKFFDANEIYGAAPMGDPPVKPMARPPLPNLVCCLERTPYLENLSICLKTSLKRPPTIYNQQRYLLVTKYIQQWGFISALIITLISGLLRLHGYGLPTDEKHNWRFVLVESPAAAIIPLLPLIFPLMWISMNLWGIARLQCFLKTPQAAIEKSPTKSFEEDLDTPSYDYENISMLRSNVLRIWMQLWKGDSELLPRSANLVQVLGSISALCCVDKKGILSWPNPTAEKVFFLHNTDEDTKDDGARSQASTQSESDDIPIVDEDHKERGIVAEVLDLTHDQHCPFRLEFDDHEWKAHIKSLKPLGLAILLNTCSPLTHEHYAQFCGHVTAVAMLDKDLVPVTNRYAYALIESSKSFLHGRCLCELAKQIGFTDHATDRFALEGQLASYRHLQPDVVRRDIRFARQLQLSSKVKVPFPHSLSVVMRENPGGYLSLFTQGTADIILDCCDDFWDGQDLHPLSPQDRKRALDFYQRSALTSYCTAFAYRPLRHGIHGALSGPQQSGGQCLYLELPPESKLRMQHVDKLHCDFQGGHHVKLSHSISTDSLLFSENKDEDCNDVEGCFEMQCHQVFIGMVTMQYQAQNDIVRLVERLERACIRFVHFSKENELRSRVFSEKMGLESGWNCHISLLSEPEPESEKEKTTATAAVTSRGISPKNAGKNQATSEPATTDTTADCVGDAHAHNTHPQSAKVMYISPPAPAPAPAPTPASESAPAVEAIASSIAKPTDIVGDHVDAAAGPDISYLLGPPNNLESSKTLSSSAPGAISNPDECHPLNAALRSEDANGGDGVDAGSGENSESLQHMEPAGDGELETETDPNRLKQRHSLDSAMDENCRSLSTLTESTDQSAPINFDMSNRAKLPRGIENIRPHLEQVDNVPLQVSLFTDCSAEATRQMLDIMQSYGEIVVCLGSSASNANADIFLQADCSIAVEPLYPQVCQDVDAYTEANIQHNKWLWQRQADKGKASASDDEQLLECGLHGAGARAMQSPAHTVSPLYLSRLLNSLPCSIAICRDDPLSLVAIIELSRRFSLGLWNCIQYWACCAGTISIMNVLCACLSLPPILTPLLAIYLMSVPVPLIAISLAHIDVDPKIMNRATSKKQTDYDSRAFAFVMWCYGCKFLVPIISLLVTYWMCISQSSVSPLFSAEEQIQVGSEFDDENFYQFLHLARSCALLAILLHFACISITFVHRDHAIWQRNPFTNRIWAITCLGLVMFHFGILAIQLALDDFLQKQLPNLWMTILILYGSSLLSWIVSELAKFQENKVNARYQRRARLDFGTKLGMNSPF, encoded by the exons ATGCAACGGAAGCAGCCGATCGACCCGGCATGCAGCACCGCCTTCGAGTCGGCGGaacacccgcacccgcaccatGGTCTCAGCACAAAGATAGCGCTTCGGCGACTGTACGAGGAGATTGAAAAGGTGCTATTAGAGCATGAGCAGCAATACGGCGCGGAAAG CTCCTATCGGAAGTTGCGTGCTGCATTCGTGAAGCGTTATGACAGTCCTCTGGGCTGGCTGTCGATTGGGACCAGTTTGCTGACAAGCGGAGCGCTGCTTATCACTGGTATGTTGTGGCCCGCGATCTGTTTGCTGGCTATCTTATCGCTGGACTTCTTCGTGGTCATCAGAGAGAATAATTTGCGGCGCACGGAGATATTCCGAAAGACGCGCTACGCTCTGGCGGAGCTGCAATTGGCGGAACAGCATTTCAGCGACGACTGGCAGCCAACCAACTATCCTCACCTGAGTAATCCCATGTCGCCCTGCGTATCCTTGCAATGGACCTATCGTGATGGCATACTTGTCAACCTCCCTTGGGCTCTATTGGTGCGCGGTGACTGCATTGTGTTGCGACCTGGGCACATATCACCCGGCCCTTGTCATGTGCTAGAAACAAACAAGTTCTTTGATGCCAATGAAATCTACGGTGCGGCGCCCATGGGAGATCCTCCTGTTAAGCCAATGGCGCGTCCCCCCTTGCCCAATCTCGTTTGCTGCTTAGAGAGAACTCCGTACCTGGAAAATTTAAGCATTTGCCTAAAGACCTCCCTAAAGCGACCGCCAACAATCTACAATCAGCAGCGCTATCTG CTGGTGACCAAGTACATTCAACAGTGGGGCTTCATCAGTGCCCTGATCATCACTCTCATATCGGGCTTGCTGCGCCTGCATGGCTATGGGCTGCCCACCGACGAGAAGCACAATTGGCGCTTTGTGCTCGTCGagtcgcctgctgctgccataaTTCCCCTGCTGCCTCTAATCTTCCCGCTAATGTGGATATCGATGAATCTTTGGGGCATTGCCCGGCTACAGTGTTTCCTAAAGACCCCGCAAGCTGCCATTGAAAAGAGTCCAACAAAGTCGTTTGAAGAGGACCTTGACACTCCCTCCTATGACTATGAAAACATATCGATGCTGCGCTCAAATGTGCTCCGCATCTGGATGCAACTGTGGAAAGGGGACAGCGAGCTGCTGCCCCGTTCGGCTAATTTGGTACAAGTACTGGGATCCATTTCGGCCCTCTGCTGTGTGGACAAAAAGGGTATACTATCGTGGCCCAATCCCACTGCCGAGAAGGTCTTCTTCCTGCACAATACCGACGAAGACACCAAAGATGACGGGGCGCGCAGCCAGGCTTCCACTCAAAGCGAAAGCGATGACATACCCATTGTAGATGAGGATCACAAGGAGCGGGGCATTGTGGCCGAGGTGTTGGACCTCACGCATGACCAGCACTGTCCCTTTCGACTGGAGTTCGACGATCATGAGTGGAAGGCGCACATCAAATCCCTGAAACCGTTGG GTCTGGCCATACTGCTAAACACCTGCTCGCCGCTGACCCATGAGCACTATGCCCAGTTCTGCGGACATGTCACCGCTGTGGCGATGCTCGACAAAGATTTGGTGCCCGTGACAAACCGGTATGCGTATGCACTCATTGAATCCAGTAAAAGCTTTTTGCATGG ACGCTGCCTGTGCGAGCTGGCCAAGCAGATTGGTTTCACCGATCATGCCACCGATCGCTTTGCACTGGAGGGACAGCTGGCCAGCTATCGGCATTTG CAACCAGATGTGGTGCGTCGGGATATACGCTTTGCGCGACAGCTGCAGCTTTCGTCCAAGGTGAAAGTTCCATTTCCGCATTCCCTGTCCGTGGTGATGCGTGAGAATCCGGGGGGCTATCTGTCCCTCTTTACGCAGGGCACGGCGGATATTATTCTGGACTGTTGTGACGATTTCTGGGATGGCCAAGACTTGCACCCGTTGTCGCCGCAAGATCGCAAGCGAGCCCTGGACTTTTACCAGCGCAGCGCGCTGACCTCCTACTGCACAGCCTTCGCCTATCGACCGTTACGGCATGGAATCCACGGAGCCTTGAGCGGCCCGCAGCAAAGCGGCGGCCAGTGTTTGTACCTTGAGCTGCCACCGGAGTCAAAATTGCGCATGCAACACGTAGACAAGTTGCACTGCGACTTCCAGGGCGGGCATCATGTGAAGCTAAGCCACAGCATCAGCACGGACTCGCTGCTGTTCTCGGAGAACAAAGACGAGGATTGCAACGATGTGGAGGGCTGCTTCGAAATGCAGTGCCACCAGGTGTTCATCGGCATGGTGACCATGCAGTACCAGGCCCAGAACGACATAGTGCGGCTGGTAGAGCGCCTGGAGCGGGCATGCATCCGCTTCGTCCACTTCAGCAAGGAGAACGAGCTCCGCTCTCGCGTCTTCTCCGAAAAGATGGGCCTCGAATCCGGCTGGAATTGCCATATTTCGCTGCTCAGCGAACCGGAGCCggagagtgagaaagagaaGACTACTGCTACTGCAGCAGTCACCTCCCGAGGCATTTCGCCCAAAAACGCTGGTAAAAATCAAGCCACCTCAGAACCTGCCACCACTGATACCACAGCTGATTGCGTGGGcgatgcccatgcccataACACTCATCCTCAAAGTGCCAAAGTCATGTACATATCGCctcccgcacccgcacccgcacctgCTCCCACACCTGCATCCGAATCCGCACCCGCAGTTGAGGCAATAGCCTCGTCCATTGCTAAACCCACTGATATTGTAGGTGACCATGTGGATGCCGCTGCTGGTCCGGATATCAGCTATCTGCTCGGGCCGCCCAACAACTTGGAGTCCTCGAAAACGCTCAGCTCCTCAGCACCCGGGGCCATTTCCAATCCGGATGAGTGCCACCCATTGAATGCGGCTCTGAGGTCTGAAGACGCTAATGGAGGGGATGGAGTTGATGCCGGAAGTGGGGAGAACTCGGAGAGCTTGCAGCACATGGAGCCGGCAGGCGACGGGGAgctggagacggagacagatcCCAATAGGCTCAAGCAGCGACACTCGCTGGACTCTGCCATGGACGAGAACTGCCGCTCCTTGAGCACCCTCACCGAGAGTACCGATCAGAGCGCACCCATCAACTTTGACATGTCGAATCGAGCCAAGCTGCCGCGCGGCATTGAGAACATCCGGCCCCATCTGGAGCAGGTGGACAATGTGCCGCTGCAGGTGTCGCTCTTTACGGACTGCTCTGCGGAGGCGACGCGCCAAATGCTCGACATCATGCAGTCCTACGGCGAAATTGTGGTCTGCTTGGGCAGCTCGGCTAGTAACGCAAATGCCGATATCTTCCTGCAAGCGGACTGCAGCATTGCTGTGGAGCCTCTATATCCGCAGGTCTGTCAAGACGTCGACGCCTACACGGAGGCTAATATCCAGCACAACAAGTGGCTCTGGCAGCGCCAGGCAGACAAGGGCAAGGCGTCGGCGTCCGACGATGAGCAGCTGCTGGAGTGCGGTCTTCACGGCGCCGGGGCACGTGCCATGCAGTCACCGGCTCACACCGTCTCCCCTCTGTATCTAAGCCGACTGCTCAACTCCCTTCCCTGCTCCATAGCCATTTGTCGCGACGACCCACTTTCGTTGGTGGCCATAATTGAGCTATCACGCCGCTTCTCACTGGGCCTGTGGAACTGCATACAGTACTGGGCCTGCTGTGCGGGCACCATATCCATTATGAATGTGCTGTGCGCGTGCCTCTCGCTGCCGCCGATTCTCACGCCCCTGCTGGCCATCTATCTAATGTCTGTGCCCGTGCCGTTGATTGCCATCTCGCTGGCCCATATCGATGTGGATCCCAAGATTATGAATCGGGCGACCAGCAAGAAGCAGACCGACTATGATTCTCGTGCTTTTGCATTTGTAATGTGGTGCTATGGCTGCAAATTCCTCGTTCCCATTATATCTCTG CTCGTTACCtactggatgtgcatatcacAGTCTAGCGTCAGTCCCCTATTCAGTGCAGAAGAGCAGATTCAGGTTGGGAGCGAGTTCGATGATGAGAATTTCTATCAATTTCTCCACTTGGCGCGCAGCTGTGCCTTGCTGGCCATACTCCTACACTTTG CCTGCATATCCATTACATTTGTGCATCGGGATCATGCGATCTGGCAGCGAAATCCGTTTACCAATCGCATTTGGGCCATCACCTGTCTGGGGCTGGTCATGTTCCATTTTGGCATCCTAGCTATACAACTGGCACTAGATGACTTCCTACAGAAACAACTGCCAAACCTCTGGATGACCATTCTGATACTTTATGGGAGTAGCCTGCTCAGCTGGATTGTCAGCGAGCTGGCCAAGTTCCAGGAGAACAA GGTCAATGCGCGCTATCAGCGCCGTGCGCGACTCGATTTCGGCACAAAATTGGGTATGAATTCGCCCTTCTAG